The genomic region TCGGGTGACCAAGGGCAAGCATATGGACGCGAAGCTGATGGCTGCGCCCGGTATGCGGGGTCAGCCGCACCCGCGTTTCGGTCTCGCCACGGTCGATGACCTGCCAGTCAGTCTGCGCGGGGCGACCGGCGGGATCAACTTTCTGGCGCGGGCGATAGTCCCAGTCGCTGGCAAGCGGCAGATCCAGCGTGCCGCTGTCCCCCTCCACCCGCCCGTGGACCCGGGCGATATAGGTCTTCTGCGCGCGGCGGTGCTCAAACTCTTGCCCAAGAAAACCCTGCGCCTGCTTGGTCCGGGCGAAGATAATGACACCCGACGTATCGCAATCCAGCCGATGCACCGTCAGCGCGTCCCAGCGCGCGGCCTGCAGGCGGGTGATCAGACAGTCCTGCCGGTTTTCCAGCTTGCCCGGCACGGTCAGAAGACCCGCAGGCTTGTCCAGAACAAGGATGGCGGCATCCTCATGCAGGATCTGCAGCGGCGTGTCCGGCGGATCATAGGCGAAATCCGGGATCAGTGAGGGCTTATGCAATCTGGTGCCCCTCGGCTGTCAGGCGGGCGTGAAGGTGGCGGATATGGGCGGGGCCAACCTCGCAACAGCCGCCGATCAGGGTGGCCCCTTGCGCAACCCAGCCCAGCGCGAAAGCGGTATAGCGTTCTGGCGTCAGGTCATGCCGCGCACCATAGGCGGGAGCGCTGGTGCCATGGGTGTGGGGCTCGATTTCCGAAAAGCCGTTGGCATAGGCGCCGAAGGCCAGGCCAAAGGCTTTGAGCTGGTCAAGGGCGGCCGACATCGCCTCGGGCATCGAACAGTTGGCGAGGATGGCATCTGCGGGTGTCTCCCAAAGCACCTCGGCCAAGGCGGCGACGGGTTCGCCGGACCGCAGGCGCGTGCCGTCGCGGTCATGCACCGAGACGCTGAGCCAGACCGGGCGGTCGGTCGTGCGGGCACCCTTCAGGGCGCCACGCGCGAGGTCGAGCGATGAAATCGTCTCGATCAGGATGACATCGACATGCGGGGCAAGGAGGCGGGCTTTCTCGGCGTAGAGACTGGTGGAAACTTCAACGGGCGGCGTAAGATCGGGGCGGTAGCTTTCACCCAAAGGGCCCATGGAACCTGCGATCAGGCCACGGCCGGCGGTGGCGCGGGCCTCATGCGCCTCTGCCAAGGCACGCAGGTGGAGCGCGTGGTAAAGCGCGTCAAGGCCGTGCGGCTGCAGCCGGTCATGCAGGATGTTGTAGGTGTTGGTGGTGGCAAGGCTGGCACCGGCGGCGAAGTAATCTTCATGGATGGCACGGACAAGGCCGGGGTGGTCCAGCATGACGCGGGTGGCCCAAAGGGGGCCGGGGTCGGCACCCGCGCGGGCGATGAGTTCCTGGCCCATTCCGCCGTCAAGAAGGGTGATTGTGGTCATGGGTCTTGGTCCTTTTGGGGGGTCTACTTTGCCCGGCCCCGGGGGGTTTCACACCCCCAAGACCCCCTCAAAGTGTTGCATCTTGGAAGACTTCGGCGAGGAGCGGGACGAGCCATGCCTCATCCTCGGGCGTGAAGGCGGCGGGGGTGTCGCTGTCAAGGTCGAGGACACCGAGGAGGGTACCTTTGCCGTTCCAGACCGGCAGGACCAGTTCGCTGCGGGTGCTGGAGGCGCAGGCGATGTGGTCGGGGAAGGCATCCACGTCGGGGACGTTCTGGACTTGGCCGGTACGGGCCGCCGCACCACAGACGCCGCGCGAGAAGGGGATGACAAGGCAGCCGTGGCCGCCCTGGTAGGGGCCGATCTTGAGCAGGTCAGGGGCCACGACGCGGTAAAAGCCCGTCCAGTCGGCGAAGGGGTGGGCGTGGTGAATCTCGCAGACCACCGTGGCCATAAGGGCGACGGTGTCCGTCTCCCCCTGCGTGAGGGCGCGGATGGCGGCGGTGATGGCGGGACGGTCGAGATCAGTAGCCAAGGGCGCAGCCGTCCTTTCTGGGGTCCGAGGCGCCGATCAGGATATCTCCATCCAGCAGGATCGCCTGGGCACCGCCGATGGGCGTTTCGGGGATGTTGACGTCATGGCCCATGGCGGCAAGGTCGGCGCGGACGGCGTCGGAATAGCCGCGTTCGACCTGCATCCCCTCGGCGCCCGAGAAGCAGCGCGGGGCATCGATGGCCGATTGCGGGTCCATGTCGAAATCGGTGAGGTTCGAGACGAAACGGGCGTGGCCGGTGGACTGGTAGGCTCCGCCCATGACGCCAAAGGGCATGATGACGCGGCCGTTCTTGCGGATCATGCCGGGGATGATGGTGTGCATCGGACGCTTGCCGGGGCCAGCCTCGTTCGGATGCCCCTCTGCCAGTGTAAACCCGGCACCGCGGTTCTGGAAGTTGATGCCGAATTTCGACGACGCGAGGCCGGAGCCGAAGCCCCAGAACACCGAATAGATCAGCGAGACAGCCATGCGGTCACGGTCAACCACGGTAATATAGATGGTGTCCTTGTGCACAGCCTCGGTCAGGGGGGCGGCTTGCGCCATGGCGCGGCTGGGGTCGATCAGCGCGGCAAGTTTGGCTGCGGTGTCGGGCGACAGCATGTGATCCAGCCGTGTGGTGTGGGCAGGGTCGGCGATAAAGCGGTTGCGGGCATCGTAGGCAAGCTTCGTCGCCTCAGCCTCGATATGGGCGCGCTGGGTGCCGAAGGGGTCCATCGCCTTGATATTAAAGTGTTTCAGGATGTTCAGAAGCAGGATGGCCGTCGCACCCTGGCCATTTGGCGGGTGTTCGACCAGTTCGATCCCCTGATAGGGGCCAGAGACCGGGGCGGTGTAATCGCAGGCGGTGCTGGCCAGATCGTCCAGCGTGTGGGTGCCGCCAAGCGCCTGAAGCGAGGTGATCATATCCTCGGCCACCTCACCTTCGTAGAACCCGGCGCGGCCTTCCTTTGCGATGCGGCGGAAGACTTCGGCCTGACCGGGCGCGCGGAAAATCTGGCCGACGGTGGGGGCCTGTCCGTTCAGGGTGAAGAAGTCGCGGGCGGCGCCTTTCAGGCTGGGCAGATCATCGGCCCAGTCAAAGGCCACGCGGGGAGCGACGGGGATGCCTTCCTCGGCGTAGTGGATCGCGGGGGCGACGATGTCGGCAAGGGGCTTCAGACCGTAGTCGGCATTCAGGCGGCAGAAGGCGTCGATCGCGCCGGGCAGGGTGACGGCCTCAACCGCCTGGATCGGCATCGCGGTCAGGCCACGGGCGCGGAGGGCTGCGGCGTCAAGACCTTTCGGCGCGCGGCCGGAGCCGTTCAGGGCGACGATTTCTTCGCTTCCGGCGGGCTTCACCAGCACGAAGCAATCACCACCAATCCCGGTCATCTGCGGTTCGGCAATGCCAAGCACCAGCGCCCCGGCAATGGCGGCATCGGCGGCGTTGCCACCGGATTTCAGCACCTCGATCGCGACTTGGGCCGCGATGGGGTGCGAAGTGGAACAGAGCCCGTTCCGCGCATAGACGGCAGAGCGGCCCGGAAGATGAAGATCGCGCATGATACCCCCCAAAGGTTTGGGGCCAAGCTAGGACCCCGGGCCGGCAATGCCAAGAGGGAGAAGCGCCAAGGTACCCCGCACGGGGTCGGCGCTGGGGGGTCCGGATGCGAGGGGCAGGCTGCAGGGACGGCGGGCTTTGAACAGTCAAAAGAGGTTCTGGAAACTGCGTCTGACGATGGCGAAGGACCAGCTTTCGCTGCGCAGTGGAGGTTGGGCAGCAAGACTGGGCATTGCAGTCATCCAGCCTTCAGATGGGGACCACGAAGCCAAGCCGGTTCTGCTGCCCGTGGCGGGAATATTCCAGGTCCCGCGTCAGGCGGCGGATCAGATACCAGCCGAAGCCGCCTTCGGGCAGGTCGCCAAGCTGCATGTCGCCCAGACGCAGATCAGGAAACCCTTCGCGCTGCGCAGGGTGCTTGCCGACAGGCAGTTGGCCGCCGGGCATCGGGTTGCCTTCATCGGTCACCAGGCATTCCAGCCCTGCCCCGGTCCGCCGCATGGTGACCGAGATTGACCCCTGCCGTTCGGCATAGGCGTGTTCCACGATGTTGTTCAGCACTTCGGCCAAGACAACCTCAGCCGTTGTGCGGTGGTCGGGCGCAAGCAGCGACAGCGGCGCCTTGGAAAACATCAAGGCAAGGCCAGCCCGCACCGACAGGGGGTCCGCGGCCAGAACGCAGGCAAAGCCTGCACCCGTGCCGCCGGGATCAGGCGCCGGCATCATGGGACAGGGCCACAGCATGGCTGGCGTGAATGGTGAAGATCGTATCCATCCGCGTCAGACGGAACACTTTTTCCACACTCGGGGTCAGGCTGGACAGTTCAAGCACCCGGTCCGGACCAAGCAGCTTCTTCACGGCAACAATCGCGCCAAGGCCGCTGGAATCCAGAAACTGGACCCTTGCCAGATCCAGCACCACACGCGGTTCGCCGTTCTGCGTAAGGTCGCGCAGGCGTTCCTTGAACTGAATGGCCGATGAGGCATCAATCCTGTCATCCATCACAAGAACGGACAGCAGGTTGGGTCGGGTCTGGGTTTGAAACTGCATCGCGGGGTCCCCAATGGTTCCACCGCAGGCTAGGGCCAAAGGGTTATCAACCCGTAAGCGTCAGTTCAGTTGAAAGCCCAAAGGATAGCGCCCATCTTCAAAATCTCCGAACAGATCGGAGAGGTCGGGGTGATCCACGGGTTCGCCCGTCTCATCCGGGACAAGGTTCTGTTCCGAGACATAGGCGACGTAATAGCTTTGGTCGTTTTCGGCCAGCAGATGGTAGAACGGCTGGTCTTTCGAGGGGCGGCTTTCGGCGGGAATGTTGTCGTACCATTCCTCCGTGTTGGAGAAGATCGCATCGACATCGAACACGACACCACGGAACGGGTGCTTCCGATGTCGGAGCACCTGACCCAGGTTGTACTTGGCGCGGGTGGTCTGCATTCGAGCGTTCCCCATAAGTATTAATACGCCGTTGGGGGATTCCTTGTCCACCTATCCGCGCCAACAACAAGGGAAACAGTCTGTGAACCTGTGCCATACAGTCGCAGCGCTAACGGTTTTCTGATGACCGGGGGAAGTCTTCCCCATTTCATCGGCACTGGCTTTGCGATACTGTCGCCACAAGAAAAAAAGGCACGAGGGGCAAATGAGCAGGTTTCTCCGTGCGTCGTTGCTGTTGATGTTCCTTGCCTCTTGTGGGGGCGGTGGCAGCTATTCGGCGCCCAAGCAGCTGGACGACGCCTGCGCGATCGTCCGCGAACGGCCGCAGTATCTGCGGGCGATGCAAGCCACTGAACGGCGCTGGGGCATTCCCGTGCATGTGCAGATGGCAACAATCCATCAGGAATCGAAGTTCATCGGCAACGCACGGACGCCCCATACCTTTGCGCTTGGGGTGATCCCGATGGGTCGGCAAAGCACGGCCTACGGCTATAGCCAGGCGCTGAACGCGACGTGGGAAGAATATCAGAACAGCGCGGGCGGGCGCCGGTCGACACGGGACGATATCCGCGATGCCACCGATTTCATGGGCTGGTACATGGACGGGTCCACCCAAAGGCTGGGCATCTCGAAAACCGACGCCGCGTCGCAATATCTGGCCTATCACGAAGGCCGCACGGGCTTTGCCAACCAGTCATACCTTGCCAAGCCATGGCTGGTCGAAGTCGCCGCCCGGGTTGGCGCAAGGTCCGAGATGTACCGCGAGCAGTTGCAGTACTGCAGGTAAAGCGACCGCCGACTGGGTTGATCGCGCGGCTGACGTCAGTTCCGGTTGCCGCGCGCCTCAACCTCGGCGTTGATGTCGAACAGGCGCGCGGAAAGCTGGCCGCCCTTCTTCATCTCACCCAGGATGACCGTGGTCTGGGCACCCAGATCATCCGTAATGATCCACTGGCGCAGCTCTACCGGATTGGCGGTGAAGACCAGCTCGATCGTGCCCTGTTCCGGCGCCTCTGGGTCCTGCGCAAGCACGCGGGTCGAGGTGCCGTCATCCGTATGGCCGACAACCATGCTGGCCCTGCCAAGGTCAACGTTGTCGGACAGGATCAGGTTCAGCGGCGTGCGTTTCAGCGGGTACTGCTCGGGCGCCTGGTTCGACTTGGCGTCAAAGATCGCAACCGTCTGGCTGCCGGCGATCACCAGACTACGGTCTGGCGGCGCGTATTCGAACCGGATGCGCCCAGGGCGGCGAATGTAGATCTTGCCCGTCGAGATGGTGCCGTCCGAGTTGACTTGCGTAAAATCGGATTCGACCGTGCTGAGGCTGTTCAGATAGTCCGAGATTTCAGACAGGGGAATCCGCTCAGCCGCTGCGGGCAGCGGCAAAAGCAGGGCAAGCGGGGCCAGCATGGCGAAACGGCGGTTCATTGCGCAGATATAGCCATGCCGCCGGTCGGATGCACCCCCAAGCAACGCAAGGTCGCAAGGACGTGCCGATGGCGTGAGGCAGCGTGAAGCGCAGGAAGTTTCGGCCGGATTCGCAGGCTGCGCCGTTTTCTTCGCCATACTGCCATTTACGTGATGTTTTCTTCGAACATGGGGGATGCCAGCCACTGAAATCCCCAAGATATTCCAATGTGACGCATGTATCTTCGCCAGAACGCAATCAATCTTGACGGGATGGCAAAGATGAAGGTCGTGGTGCTTGGCGCGGGCGTGATCGGGGTGACATCGGCCTGGTATCTGGCGCAGGCCGGGCATGAGGTGACGGTGATCGACCGCCAGCCTGCCGCAGCGCTTGAGACCAGCTTTGCCAACGCGGGCGAAATCAGCCCCGGCTATTCCTCGCCCTGGGCGGCTCCGGGCATTCCGCTGAAGGCGCTGAAGTGGATGTTCATGGAACATGCACCCCTGATCATCCAGCCGCGGATGGATTGGACCAAGCTGTCATGGATGGCGCGGATGCTGATGAACTGCACGGCTGAGGCCTATGCGGTGAACAAAAGCCGGATGGTGCGGCTGGCAGAATACAGCCGCGATTGCCTGATCGACCTGCGGGCCGAAACGGGGATTTCCTACGACGAGCGGACCCAAGGCACCTTGCAGCTGTTCCGGACCGAAAAGCAGGTGGCGGCTGCGGCCAAGGATATCGCGGTGTTGAAGGCGGACGGCGTGCCGTTCGAAGTGCTGGATGCCGATCAATGCGTGGCGGCGGAACCTGGGCTTGCGGCGGCAAAGGGCAAGATCGCGGGCGGGCTGCGTCTGCCGGGGGATGAGACAGGGGATTGCTTCAAGTTCACCGCGCGCCTGTCGGACATGGCCGCTGCGGCGGGGGTTACTTTCCGTTACGGCGTCGGGATCGAGCGGCTGGAGGCTGAGGCCGGCCGGATCGTTGCGGTCCATACCTCGGAAGGGCGGGTGACGGCGGACAGTTTCGTGGTGGCGCTGGGGTCTTATTCGCCGATTCTGGCCGCACCTTTGGGGATCAAGCTGCCGGTCTATCCGGTGAAGGGCTACTCGATCACCGTGCCGGTGGTGGACGAAGCCCGCGCGCCGGTGTCGACGGTGATGGACGAAACCCACAAGATTGCGATCACCCGGCTGGGCGACCGGATCCGGGTGGGCGGGATGGCCGAGATCGCCGGGTTCGACATGTCGCTTAGCCCCAAGCGGCAGGCGACGCTGACCCATTCGGTCGAGGATCTGTTTGGCGGAGCGGGGGATCAGGGCCGGGCGCAGTTCTGGTGTGGGCTTCGGCCGATGACCCCGGACGGGACGCCGGTTGTTGGCCGGTCTCCGATCCAGAACCTGTTCCTGAACACCGGGCACGGGACGCTGGGCTGGACCATGGCGGCGGGGTCGGGGCGGGTGCTGGCGGATATCGTCAGCGGGCGCCGGACCGCGATTGAGTCAGCCGACCTGGGCTATGCCCGCTACCTTCGCGAGGGGCGGAAGGGCCGCGGGGCTGGGGCGGGGATGCCTGTTCCGGCGTGATGTCCCGGGCAGGGACATTTGTGCAAGAGCCTGATCCTGAACAGATTTCCCTAAGCCGGTAACCCTTGGTTAATCACGTTGGCTGCCGACGGCACGCCGGCCGCAGGGATACAGCCTATGCGGTCTGAGCCTGCGGCTGTCCGGCCGGATGCGTCACGACCACGCGACGCAGGAGGGCCACGTTGCGGTAGACGTTGGCGTGATGTGGTGCGATAGCCTCCAGCCATTCGCCGGCCGACTGGTGCCGCGCCGAAGGCTGGACCGCCAGCGCCTTGTCGATGGCGGCCAGAAAGCCCGGCGGATAGCCCGTGACTGTTCTGGCAAGGGTCTTTACCGGGTCTGGCCGGCCTTCGATGATCGCCGAAATCCGGCTTTGGCAATCGACCGGAGCCTTGCCCATCACCGCGTGATAGAGCGACGCGCCCAGCGAGTAGATATCGCTGTAGGGCCCGCAGGTGCCGCCGGTCGCGTAAAGCTCCTGCGGGGAGTAGCCATCTTTCACCATGCTGAAACCGGTATGCTTCTGCCCGATGCCAAGCGACGTCTTGCGGGCAGAGCCGAAGTCGATCAGCACCGGCTCGCCATCGGCCCGGATGCAGATGTTGTCGGGCGAGATGTCGCAATGCAGCAAGTTCTGGTCATGGATGTGTGCCACCGCCGAAACCAGCTTGCGCGCCATGGTGACGATCTGGTCAGGGGTCAGGCTGGCCTTCTTTTCGTCGATGATTTCCAGAAGGTCGTGGCCCTTGATGTATTCCAGCGCCATGTAGGCGGTGTCATTGTCTTCAAACACCTGATGCACGCGCACGATGTTGGGGTGCGACAGGGCCGCAAGGATCTGGGCTTCGGCCATGAAGCCCCGGATGGCCTTATCCAGATGCGGCTTGTTGGCTTCCGACCGGGCGCGGACGCGGGTCTGGCTGCGGCGGCAGAAGGTGGGGACAAAACATTCCTTCAACACAACGTCCCGGTTCAGGTTGTCTTTGGCCAGATAGGTGATGCCAAAGCCGCCGCTGTTCAGGAACGAACCGACGCGGTACTGGCCATGAAACAGTGCGGTTCCGGGCAGCAGCACATCGTCAAGGTCGGCATCATTGTCGTCGTCGGTGGAACGGTCGAAGGCCATGGTATCCATCACTCCCCAGCAGCGGAAACCTGACCCGGGTCAAGGCAGGCAGCACCATCCCGGGCATGAATATGACTATGGGTCTGCAACCGTGGATTGCAACATTTTTTGGGCAGACTCGGGGCGCATAATGACCCCGCGCCGTGGATTGGCCGGATTTCGGGCGATTTTGTTAACGCGCTGACACATGCAAAGCGGGGAATTCACCGGGGCATGGGAAAAGAGCGCCCAACGAACGCCCGGACCCGCAGGACCGATTCGCTATCGGGACGCAGCGCCGGGGCGTTCGGTCAGCGTTCTTCCACCAGAATCTCGCGCTTGCCGACGTGGTTGGCGCGGGTGACGACACCCTGATCCTCCATCTGCTCCACCAGACGGGCGGCTTTGTTGTAGCCGATCCCCAGCTTGCGCTGGATGTAGGAGGTGGAGCATTTGCGGTCCTTCGCCACGATGGCGACGGCCTGATCGTAAAGCGTGTCATCGCCTTCGGAGTTCAGGCCAAGGACGGTGTCAATCTCGTTGTCACGCTCGTCATCCACGCTTTCGACGACACCGGACATATAGACCGGCGGGCCGAAGGATTTGAGGTGGTTGACGATCTCCTCCACTTCCTCATCGCTGACGAAGGGGCCATGGATACGGGTGATCTTGGCGCCGTTGCCCATGTAAAGCATGTCGCCCATGCCGAGGAGCTGTTCCGCCCCCTGTTCGCCAAGGATCGTGCGGCTGTCGATCTTCGAGGTGACCTGAAAGCTGATCCGCGTCGGGAAGTTGGCCTTGATCGTACCGGTGATCACGTCAACGGACGGGCGCTGGGTGGCCATGATCAGGTGGATACCGCTGGCGCGGGCCATCTGGGCAAGACGCTGGATGCAGGCTTCGATTTCCTTGCCGGCGACCATCATCAGGTCGGCCATCTCATCCACGATCACCACGATGTAGGGCAGGGTGACGGGGGCGAATTCTTCCGTCTCGAAGATCGGGTCGCCGGTTTCTTCGTCAAACCCGGTCTGGATGGTGCGCTTGAACATCTCATTCTTCGACAGCGCCTCACGCACGCGGCCGTTGTAGCCTTCGATGTTGCGGACGCCCATCTTGGACATCTTGCGATAGCGTTCCTCCATCTCTCCGACCACCCATTTCAGGGCGACGACGGCCTTTTTCGGGTCGGTCACGACGGGGGAGAGGAGGTGCGGGATGCCGTCATAGACGGACAGTTCCAGCATCTTCGGGTCGATCATGATCAGGCGGCATTCTTCCGGCGTCAGCTTGTAAAGCAGTGACAGGATCATGGTGTTGATCGCGACGGATTTGCCGGAGCCGGTGGTACCCGCGATCAGAAGGTGGGGCATCTTGGCAAGGTTGGCCACGATGGGATCGCCGCCGATGTCCTTGCCAAGGGCAAGGGGCAGGCGCATCTGGCTGTCGCCAAAGTCGCGGGCGGAGATGATTTCGCGCAGGACCACTTTCTCACGCACGGCGTTGGGGAGTTCGATGCCGATCACGGTGCGGCCGGGCACGGTTGAAACGCGGGCGGACAGCGCCGACATGCTGCGGGCGATGTCATCGGCAAGGCCGATCACGCGGGAGGCTTTCAGGCCGGGGGCAGGTTCCAGCTCGTACATGGTGACGACCGGGCCGGGGCGGACGGCGGTGATTTCGCCTTTGACGCCGTAATCGTCGAGGACGGATTCCAGCATGCGGGCGTTTTCCTCCAGCGCCTCATCCGACAGCTGGGTGCGCTGGATGGCGACGGGGGCAGAGAGCAGGCCAAGGGGCGGAAGTTCGTAGACCGGGGCGGTGTCGTCAAAGCGCAGGCCGGGCTGGGTTTCGGCCATCGCCTGCCGCGAGGGGGCGGGCTTCTTGGCCGCGTGCTGGACGACCGCGCGCCGGTCGGCCGGGGCGGCAAAGCGGCGCAGGGCGGGGTTTTCGTCTTCGACCACGGCGTCGTCGTCATCCCAGGCGGTGTCTTCGGCGAACATGTTCACCGGGGCGGTGGGGTCTTCATCCTCATCCACCTCGGGCTGCCAAACGGGGGCTGCCACGGGCGGCGTGGCAGGCAGCGGGCGGGTGTTGGCCATCAGGACGACAGGGCCACGCGGGCGCATGACGGGGG from Tabrizicola piscis harbors:
- a CDS encoding RluA family pseudouridine synthase; the encoded protein is MHKPSLIPDFAYDPPDTPLQILHEDAAILVLDKPAGLLTVPGKLENRQDCLITRLQAARWDALTVHRLDCDTSGVIIFARTKQAQGFLGQEFEHRRAQKTYIARVHGRVEGDSGTLDLPLASDWDYRPRQKVDPAGRPAQTDWQVIDRGETETRVRLTPHTGRSHQLRVHMLALGHPIIGDQIYAPETSRLYPRLMLHAETLSLHHPTTGDRVTFTAPTPF
- a CDS encoding homocysteine S-methyltransferase family protein, which codes for MTTITLLDGGMGQELIARAGADPGPLWATRVMLDHPGLVRAIHEDYFAAGASLATTNTYNILHDRLQPHGLDALYHALHLRALAEAHEARATAGRGLIAGSMGPLGESYRPDLTPPVEVSTSLYAEKARLLAPHVDVILIETISSLDLARGALKGARTTDRPVWLSVSVHDRDGTRLRSGEPVAALAEVLWETPADAILANCSMPEAMSAALDQLKAFGLAFGAYANGFSEIEPHTHGTSAPAYGARHDLTPERYTAFALGWVAQGATLIGGCCEVGPAHIRHLHARLTAEGHQIA
- a CDS encoding GAF domain-containing protein, producing MATDLDRPAITAAIRALTQGETDTVALMATVVCEIHHAHPFADWTGFYRVVAPDLLKIGPYQGGHGCLVIPFSRGVCGAAARTGQVQNVPDVDAFPDHIACASSTRSELVLPVWNGKGTLLGVLDLDSDTPAAFTPEDEAWLVPLLAEVFQDATL
- a CDS encoding gamma-glutamyltransferase family protein — encoded protein: MRDLHLPGRSAVYARNGLCSTSHPIAAQVAIEVLKSGGNAADAAIAGALVLGIAEPQMTGIGGDCFVLVKPAGSEEIVALNGSGRAPKGLDAAALRARGLTAMPIQAVEAVTLPGAIDAFCRLNADYGLKPLADIVAPAIHYAEEGIPVAPRVAFDWADDLPSLKGAARDFFTLNGQAPTVGQIFRAPGQAEVFRRIAKEGRAGFYEGEVAEDMITSLQALGGTHTLDDLASTACDYTAPVSGPYQGIELVEHPPNGQGATAILLLNILKHFNIKAMDPFGTQRAHIEAEATKLAYDARNRFIADPAHTTRLDHMLSPDTAAKLAALIDPSRAMAQAAPLTEAVHKDTIYITVVDRDRMAVSLIYSVFWGFGSGLASSKFGINFQNRGAGFTLAEGHPNEAGPGKRPMHTIIPGMIRKNGRVIMPFGVMGGAYQSTGHARFVSNLTDFDMDPQSAIDAPRCFSGAEGMQVERGYSDAVRADLAAMGHDVNIPETPIGGAQAILLDGDILIGASDPRKDGCALGY
- a CDS encoding ATP-binding protein, producing the protein MMPAPDPGGTGAGFACVLAADPLSVRAGLALMFSKAPLSLLAPDHRTTAEVVLAEVLNNIVEHAYAERQGSISVTMRRTGAGLECLVTDEGNPMPGGQLPVGKHPAQREGFPDLRLGDMQLGDLPEGGFGWYLIRRLTRDLEYSRHGQQNRLGFVVPI
- a CDS encoding STAS domain-containing protein, which produces MQFQTQTRPNLLSVLVMDDRIDASSAIQFKERLRDLTQNGEPRVVLDLARVQFLDSSGLGAIVAVKKLLGPDRVLELSSLTPSVEKVFRLTRMDTIFTIHASHAVALSHDAGA
- the hspQ gene encoding heat shock protein HspQ, yielding MQTTRAKYNLGQVLRHRKHPFRGVVFDVDAIFSNTEEWYDNIPAESRPSKDQPFYHLLAENDQSYYVAYVSEQNLVPDETGEPVDHPDLSDLFGDFEDGRYPLGFQLN
- a CDS encoding lytic transglycosylase, which codes for MSRFLRASLLLMFLASCGGGGSYSAPKQLDDACAIVRERPQYLRAMQATERRWGIPVHVQMATIHQESKFIGNARTPHTFALGVIPMGRQSTAYGYSQALNATWEEYQNSAGGRRSTRDDIRDATDFMGWYMDGSTQRLGISKTDAASQYLAYHEGRTGFANQSYLAKPWLVEVAARVGARSEMYREQLQYCR
- a CDS encoding LolA family protein yields the protein MNRRFAMLAPLALLLPLPAAAERIPLSEISDYLNSLSTVESDFTQVNSDGTISTGKIYIRRPGRIRFEYAPPDRSLVIAGSQTVAIFDAKSNQAPEQYPLKRTPLNLILSDNVDLGRASMVVGHTDDGTSTRVLAQDPEAPEQGTIELVFTANPVELRQWIITDDLGAQTTVILGEMKKGGQLSARLFDINAEVEARGNRN
- a CDS encoding D-amino acid dehydrogenase translates to MKVVVLGAGVIGVTSAWYLAQAGHEVTVIDRQPAAALETSFANAGEISPGYSSPWAAPGIPLKALKWMFMEHAPLIIQPRMDWTKLSWMARMLMNCTAEAYAVNKSRMVRLAEYSRDCLIDLRAETGISYDERTQGTLQLFRTEKQVAAAAKDIAVLKADGVPFEVLDADQCVAAEPGLAAAKGKIAGGLRLPGDETGDCFKFTARLSDMAAAAGVTFRYGVGIERLEAEAGRIVAVHTSEGRVTADSFVVALGSYSPILAAPLGIKLPVYPVKGYSITVPVVDEARAPVSTVMDETHKIAITRLGDRIRVGGMAEIAGFDMSLSPKRQATLTHSVEDLFGGAGDQGRAQFWCGLRPMTPDGTPVVGRSPIQNLFLNTGHGTLGWTMAAGSGRVLADIVSGRRTAIESADLGYARYLREGRKGRGAGAGMPVPA
- a CDS encoding serine/threonine-protein kinase codes for the protein MDTMAFDRSTDDDNDADLDDVLLPGTALFHGQYRVGSFLNSGGFGITYLAKDNLNRDVVLKECFVPTFCRRSQTRVRARSEANKPHLDKAIRGFMAEAQILAALSHPNIVRVHQVFEDNDTAYMALEYIKGHDLLEIIDEKKASLTPDQIVTMARKLVSAVAHIHDQNLLHCDISPDNICIRADGEPVLIDFGSARKTSLGIGQKHTGFSMVKDGYSPQELYATGGTCGPYSDIYSLGASLYHAVMGKAPVDCQSRISAIIEGRPDPVKTLARTVTGYPPGFLAAIDKALAVQPSARHQSAGEWLEAIAPHHANVYRNVALLRRVVVTHPAGQPQAQTA
- a CDS encoding DNA translocase FtsK, which produces MASFQARQRDPLLDQGTQAMLERRGRELLGLALLLVALAFALMLGSYSPEDPGWMVATEEPARNFFGRFGAAVSSTLIILIGRGAWAFPVIFALWGGRFMLHRGGERALGRVVFAVIAVAFAAVHCATLVPGDSWTHTFGLGGLFGDTVLGSLIGVLPGSAGFGLKLLSVLTFAGLVVMMLYVTGFDMAELRAIRRFLLLGTIMGYSALAQGLGTGARGAVMGARTLQDRARNRAAAPLVARDGGAIHRTLPPVTSHGMTPEPLRAAPSRSMPSALRADPRAHVPEAAPAPQKPSFLSRLRRATDPQPELVDQPIADAAWDASLPSEDRIKARISDVIRNRVQRAPDPLPTTPTARIEPPVMRPRGPVVLMANTRPLPATPPVAAPVWQPEVDEDEDPTAPVNMFAEDTAWDDDDAVVEDENPALRRFAAPADRRAVVQHAAKKPAPSRQAMAETQPGLRFDDTAPVYELPPLGLLSAPVAIQRTQLSDEALEENARMLESVLDDYGVKGEITAVRPGPVVTMYELEPAPGLKASRVIGLADDIARSMSALSARVSTVPGRTVIGIELPNAVREKVVLREIISARDFGDSQMRLPLALGKDIGGDPIVANLAKMPHLLIAGTTGSGKSVAINTMILSLLYKLTPEECRLIMIDPKMLELSVYDGIPHLLSPVVTDPKKAVVALKWVVGEMEERYRKMSKMGVRNIEGYNGRVREALSKNEMFKRTIQTGFDEETGDPIFETEEFAPVTLPYIVVIVDEMADLMMVAGKEIEACIQRLAQMARASGIHLIMATQRPSVDVITGTIKANFPTRISFQVTSKIDSRTILGEQGAEQLLGMGDMLYMGNGAKITRIHGPFVSDEEVEEIVNHLKSFGPPVYMSGVVESVDDERDNEIDTVLGLNSEGDDTLYDQAVAIVAKDRKCSTSYIQRKLGIGYNKAARLVEQMEDQGVVTRANHVGKREILVEER